Proteins found in one Kwoniella bestiolae CBS 10118 chromosome 1, complete sequence genomic segment:
- a CDS encoding ATP-dependent RNA helicase SUB2: MSRPDEEELVDYDEAAEETFAPAATTATNGDKADGDKKGSYVGIHSTGFRDFLLKPELLRAISDLGFEHPSEVQQECIPQAILGTDVLCQAKSGMGKTAVFVLACLQQIEPVDGEVAIVILCHTRELAYQIRNEFARFSKFMTNVRTGVFYGGTPISADQEILASKEKCPHIVVGTPGRTMALVRDKKLNASKVKHFVLDECDKMLETLDMRRDVQEIFRATPHHKQVMMFSATLSKDIRTTCKKFMQSPLEIYVDDETKLTLHGLQQYFLKLEEKEKNRKLNDLLDNLEFNQVCIFVKSVARATQLDALLQECNFPSICIHSALPQQERISRFQQFKAFEKRILVATDIFGRGIDVERVNVVINYDAPADADSYLHRVGRAGRFGTKGLAISFVSSDGDSEVLQKIQERFTVAIPTLPETIDPATYMTS, encoded by the exons ATGTCTCGacctgatgaagaagagctcGTTGACTACGACGAGGCCGCCGAGGAGACATTCGCCCCAGCTGCTACGACCGCTACCAACGGTGATAAAGCGGATGGTGACAAGAAGGGATCTTATGTTGGTATCCACTCGACCGGTTTCAG AGATTTCCTCTTGAAACCTGAATTACTTCGAGCCATCTCTGATCTCGGTTTCGAACATCCTTCAGAAG TTCAACAAGAATGTATCCCCCAAGCTATCTTGGGTACTGATGTCTTATGTCAAGCTAAATCCGGTATGGGTAAGACCGCTGTCTTCGTACTCGCCTGTTTACAACAGAT CGAACCAGTAGATGGAGAAGTCGCAATCGTCATTCTGTGTCACACGCGAGAATTGGCCTACCAAATCCGAAACGAATTTGCAAGATTCTCCAAGTTCATGACAAACGTCAGGACAGGTGTCTTCTACGGTGGTACCCCAATCTCCGCCGACCAGGAGATCTTAGCATCCAAAGAGAAATGCCCTCACATCGTGGTTGGAACTCCAGGTAGAACGATGGCTTTGGTCAGGGACAAGAAGCTGAACGCATCAAAGGTCAAGCACTTCGTTTTGGATGAATGTGATAAGATGTTAGAAACACTTG ACATGCGAAGAGACGTCCAAGAAATCTTCCGAGCCACCCCTCACCACAAACAAGTGATGATGTTCTCCGCCACTCTGTCCAAGGACATCCGAACGACCTGTAAGAAGTTCATGCAAAGT CCTCTTGAAATCTACGTCGACGACGAGACCAAATTGACCTTGCACGGTCTTCAACAATACTTCCTCAAGctcgaggagaaggagaagaacaggAAGTTGAACGATCTGCTCGATAATCTCGAGTTCAACCAG GTCTGCATCTTCGTCAAGTCCGTTGCCAGAGCCACTCAACTCGACGCCTTACTGCAAGAATGTAACTTCCCTTCTATCTGTATTCACTCTGCTCTCCCTCAACAAGAACG TATCTCGCGATTCCAGCAATTCAAAGCTTTCGAGAAACGTATCCTGGTAGCTACCGACATCTTCGGAAGAGGTATCGACGTCGAGCGAGTCAACGTAGTTATCAACTACGATGCTCCTGCTGATGCCGATTCGTACCTCCATCGAGTCGGTCGAGCTGGTCGATTCGGTACCAAGGGTTTAG CAATCTCATTCGTATCTTCCGATGGCGATTCCGAAGTCCTCCAGAAGATCCAAGAGAGATTCACCGTTGCTATCCCTACTTTACCGGAGACTATCGACCCAGCCACTTATATGACTTCTTAG